CGTAGGAAACGATCAGGGTGTCCTGGTCGAACATCACGCTCTGGAAGCGTGCGTAGGGGCACATGTAGATGCACACCTGCTCGCGCAGCCAGCCGGCGTTGCCGTAGGTGGCGAGGGTGAAGAAACCGACCCAGAAGTAGGCCCAGCCATCGGCTTCGCCGCTGAGCAGGTCGGGGATCAGTTCGCGGATCGGCGAGAAGTAGCCGACGAAGGTCAGGCCGGTGGCCAGGCCGATAAGCACCCACAGGCTGTGCTTGGCGGTCTTGCGCGCCAGCTTGGCGCCGCTCATGGGCTGCTTGTCGAGCTTCATGCGCTGGTTGCGGTCGCCTTCGGTGACCTTTTCACACCACATGAAGATCCAGGTCCACACGCTCTGCGGGCAGGTATAACCGCACCAGACGCGACCGGCGAACACGGTGATGAAGAACAGGCCGAAGGCACAGATGATCAGCAGCCAGGACAGCAGGGCGAAATCCTGCGGCCAGAAGGTGGCGCCGAAGATGTAGAACTTGCGCTCTGGCAGATCCCACCAGACGGCTTGCCGGCCATTCCAGCTGAGCCAGGCGGTGCCGAAGTAGAGCAGGAAGAGAAAGGTGCCGCCGCTCAGTCGCAGGTTGCGAAACAGACCGGTGAAGGCGCGGGTGTAGATTTTTTCGCGGCTGGCGTAGAGGTCGACGCTGTCGCCGCCTTTGGCCGGGGGAGGGGTAATGTTGCGGACGGGAATCTGTTCACTCATCAGGGCGGTACCACGGCGGTAGGTGGTTTGCTCTGCCAGTACTTGCCGGCGGAGTCAGCTTTCACTCGGCCTCTATGGTACGCCTGAAAGAGTCTTGCCCGGGTGCGACCTTGGGTCGCGCACCGGGCAAGCGGGAGCATTACTGCTCGGTTTTCTCGCCATGCGAGAGGCTGTACACATAGGCGGCCAGCAGGTGTACCTGGTCGTTGCCCATGCGCTCGCCCTGAGCCGGCATGCTGCCCTTGCGACCATAGCGAATGGTCTGTTGCAGTTGGGCGTAGCTGCTGCCGTAGATGAAGGCGCTCGGGTTGGTCAGGTTCGGCGCACCCATGGCCGGAGTACCGGTGCCGGCCTTGGTGTGGCAGGCGAAGCAGGTGCTTTCGAAGATCTTCTGACCGGCAGCGATGTCAGCCTGCTCGCCTTCCGGCAGCTTGCGGCCAGCCAGCTGGGTGAGCACGTAGGCGGCCACGTTGTGTACGCCTTCGTCGCCGATCAGCGGGCCGTGGGCCGGCATTTCACCATGACGACCGCCCATGATGGTGGTCTTGATGGTGGCGGACTCGCCGCCCCAGCGCCATTCGTTGTCGGTCAGGTTGGGGAAGCCGTAGGAGCCCTTGGCGTCGGAACCGTGGCAAACCGAGCAGTTGGAGGCGAACAGACGGCCACCCATCTTCAGGGCTTGCGGATCCTTGGCGACCTCTTCGATCGGCATGGCGGCATACTTGGCGAAGAGCGGGCCGTACTGCTTGTCAGCACGGATCATCTCTTTTTCCCACTGGTGCACGCCGGTCCAGCCCGGTTCGCCGTTGGCGAACGGCTTGCCGTCGCCGGCTTCGTTGTAGCCCGGCAGCAGACCTTTCCAGTTGCCCAGGCCCGGGTACAGAACCAGGTAGCCGAGGGCAAACACGATGGTCGCCACGAACAGCATGAACCACCATTTCGGCAGCGGGTTATCGAACTCCTCGATGCCGTCGAACGAGTGGCCGACGGTGTCTTCGGTGCTTTCCTGGCGCTGACCCTTGCGCACGCCGAAGATCAGCGCAGTCAGGGCAGCGATGGTGCCCAGGCTGAGTACGCTGACGTAGATACTCCAGAACAAAGTCATTCTTTATTGCTCCCAGAAGCTTGCTCGTCACGCTTGTTGGCCGGGACGTCGTCGGCGAAGGGCAGGTTGGCAGCTTCGTCGAAGCTGTCCTTGCGCCGGCCGCTGTAGGCCCAGAGCACCACGCCGATGAAGGCGATGAAGACCACTACCGTGCCAATGCCGCGAATCGTCCCGATATCCATCATGCGTTACCGTTTGTTCTTGATAGCGGTGCCCAGGCCTTGCAGGAAGGCAACCACGGCTTCCATCTCGGTCTTGCCTTTGACGGCTTCGCGAGCACCGGCGATGTCTTCGTCGGTGTAGGGGACGCCCATGGAGCGCAGGGCTTCCATCTTGGCCGCGGTGTCCTTGCCGTCGAGTTTGTTCTCGACCAGCCAGGGGTAGGCCGGCATCTTCGATTCCGGTACTACGTTGCGCGGGTTGTACAGGTGGGCGCGGTGCCAGTCGTCCGAGTAACGGCCGCCGACGCGGGCCAGATCCGGGCCGGTACGCTTGGAACCCCACAGGAACGGGTGATCCCACACGCTTTCACCGGCTACCGAGTAGTGGCCGTAGCGTTCGGTTTCGGCACGGAACGGACGCACCATCTGCGAGTGGCAGCCAACGCAGCCTTCGCGGATATAGATGTCGCGACCTTCCAGCTCCAGTGCGGTACGCGGCTTCATGCCTTCGACCGGGGTGTTGGTGACGTCCTGGAAGAACAGCGGAACGATCTGGGTCAGGCCGCCGATGCTCACCGCGATAACCATGAAGAACGCCAGCAGGCCGATGTTCTTCTCGAGTATTTCGTGTTTGCTGCTCATCAGTGGGCAACCTCGGCAGGAATCAGTGCGGCGGCTTCGGCTTCGGCCTTGTTGGCGGCACGTACGGTGCGGAAGGTGTTGTAGGCCATCAGCAGCATGCCGGTAACGAAGAAGGCACCGCCGAGGGCGCGAACCATGTAACCGAGGTGGCTGGCTTGCAGGGCTTCAACGAAGGAGTAGGTGAGGGTGCCGTCTTCGTTGACTGCACGCCACATCAGACCCTGGGTGATGCCGTTGACCCACATCGAGGCGATGTACAGCACGGTACCGATGGTAGCCAGCCAGAAGTGGGCGTTGATCAGGCTCACGCTGTGCATCTGCTGACGACCGAAGACTTTCGGGATCAGGTGATACAGCGAGCCGATGGAGATCATCGCTACCCAACCGAGGGCGCCGGCGTGTACGTGGCCGATGGTCCAGTCGGTGTAGTGAGACAGGGCGTTGACGGTCTTGATCGCCATCATCGGGCCTTCGAAGGTGGACATGCCGTAGAAGGCCAGGGACACCACCAGGAAGCGCAGGATGGGGTCGGAGCGCAGCTTATGCCAGGCGCCGGACAGGCTCATCATGCCGTTGATCATGCCGCCCCAGCTCGGAGCCAGCAGAATCAGGGACATGGCCATGCCGAGGGACTGGGCCCAGTCCGGCAGGGCGGTGTAGTGCAGGTGGTGCGGACCGGCCCAGATGTACAGGGTGATCAGCGCCCAGAAGTGCACGATGGACAGGCGGTAGGAATAGATCGGACGACCAGCCTGCTTGGGCACGAAGTAGTACATCATGCCGAGGAAGCCGGTGGTCAGGAAGAAACCTACGGCGTTGTGGCCGTACCACCACTGGATCATCGCGTCGGTGGCCCCGGCGTACATGGAGTACGACTTGAACAGGGTGACCGGCATTTCCATGCTGTTGACGATGTGCAGCATGGCGGTTACGACGATGAACGCGCCGAAGAACCAGTTGCCCACATAGATGTGCTTGGTCTTGCGCTTGACGATGGTGCCGAAGAAGACCACCAGGTAGGTGATCCAGACGATCCCCAGCAGGATGTCGACCGGCCATTCCAGCTCGGCGTATTCCTTGGAGCTGGTGTAACCCAGCGGCAGGGTGATGACGGCCAGCACGATCACAGCTTGCCAACCCCAGAAGGTAAAGGCAGCCAGGCTGTCGGAGATCAGGCGCGCCTGGCAGGTGCGCTGTACCACGTAGTAGGACGTGGCGAACAGGGCGCAGCCGCCGAAGGCGAAGATCACCGCGTTAGTGTGCAGCGGGCGCAGACGGCCGAAGCTGGTCCAGGGGAGGTTCAGGTTGAGTTCCGGCCACACGAGTTGTGCGGCGATGAACACACCGAGCCCCATCCCGATGACCCCCCAGATTACCGTCATGACGGCGAACTGGCGGATCACCTTATAGTTATAAGCAGTCTGACTTGTTGCTGTGCTCATGCTAAGGGTTCCACGGTTAATGGAGTTTTCTAGGGGTAAAAATCGGCGGCAAGTATGGAGAAACGAGACCCTCATTGCAACGCTAGATGCCTGTGCGATCAAGGTTTTAGCGACTTCTGAAGGGGTTTCAGAAGCAACCGGGGGAAACCCTTTGGCCCGGTTTTTTGTACGCAATGGCGCACCAATAAGAGGGGATTGCTTGGAATTGTTACCGGGTGCGACCGTAAAGCAGCTTAGTCCAGCTCGAATCAGCATAGACGCAGCTGGTCGGAGAGGTGCGACACTGGGTCGCAGCGCGGGTGGTGCGGGGAATGGGGCGGGAGCGGCGGGTACCGGGTAGTACCCGCCGTGGTCTTACTCGCTGGCGATCTGTTGCGGCTGGCGGGACAGGCTATAGACGTAGGCGGCCAGCAGATGCACCTTGCTCTCGCCGAGGAACTCCTGCTGCGCTGGCATGCTGCCCTTGCGGCCGTAGCGAATGGTCTGCTGCAGCTGGGCATAGCTGCTGCCATAGATGAAGGCGGCGGGCTTGGTCAGATTCGGCGCGCCCATCAGCGGCGTACCCAGGCCTTCCTTGCCGTGGCAGGCGAAGCAGGTGCTGTCGAAGATCTGCTGGCCGGCGGCGATATCGGCCTGCTCGCCTTCCGGTAGCTTGCGCCCGCCCAGCTGGGTCAGCACATAGGCGGCGACGTTGTGCACGCCAGCGTCGCCAATCAGCAGGCCGTGGGCCGGCATCTCGCCATGGCGGCCGCCGAGGATGGTGGTCTTGATGGTGGCGGCGTCGCCGCCCCAGCGCCATTCGTTGTCGGTCAGATTGGGGAAGCCGTAGGAGCCCTTGGCATCGGAGCCATGGCAGACCGAGCAGTTGGAGGCGAACAGGCGGCCACCCATCTTCAGCGCCTGAGGATTCTTGGCGACGTCTTCGATCGGCATGGCGGCGTACTTGGCGAAGATCGGCCCGTACTCGGCTTCGGCGCGATCCATCTCGCGCTGCCATTGTTTGACCTGGGTCCAGCCGTCCTGGTAACCGGGCAGGCGGCCCTGCCAGTTGCCCAGGCCTGGGTACAGCACCAGGTAGCCGGCGGCGAAGATCAGGGTGCCGAGAAACAGCATGAACCACCATTTCGGCAGGGGGTTGTCGAACTCCTCGATGCCGTCGAAGGCATGCCCCAGGGTTTCCTCGGTCTGCCCGGGGCGCTGGCCACGGCGAGTGGCGAAGATCAGCCAGGTCAGTGCCAGCAGGGTACCGAGGGTGAGCAGGGCGACGTACCAGCTCCAGAATTGTGTCATGTGGCTTACCTCTTGTTCTTCAGGCTGGTGCCGAGCACCTGCAGGTAGTCGACCAGTGCATCCATCTCGCTGTGGCCGGCCACGGCGGCGCGGGCGCCGGCGATGTCGGCGTCGCTGTAGGGCACGCCGAGTTGGCGCAGGGCGTTCATCTTGGCGGCGCTGTCCTTGCCGTCGAGCTTGCTCTCGACCAGCCAGGGGTAGGCCGGCATCTTCGACTCAGGTACCACGTTGCGCGGGTTGTACAGGTGGGCACGGTGCCAATCGTCCGAGTAGCGGCTGCCGACCCGGGCCAGATCCGGGCCGGTACGCTTGGAGCCCCACAGGAACGGGTGATCCCACACGCTTTCACCGGCCACCGAGTAGTGGCCGTAGCGTTCGGTTTCGGCGCGGAACGGGCGCACCATCTGCGAGTGGCAGCCAACGCAGCCCTCGCGGATATAGATGTCGCGACCTTCCAGCTGCAGGGCGGTGTAGGGCTTCATGCCGTCGACCGGGGTGTTGGTGACGTCCTGGAAGAACAGCGGGACGATCTGGGTCAGGCCGCCGATGCTGACGGCCAGCACCATGGCAATGGCCAGCAGGCCGACGTTCTTTTCGAGGATCTCGTGCTTGCTGCTCATCAGTGGGCTCCTTCGGCGATCAGGGCGGCGCTGTCATATTCCGCAGGCTGGGCGGCGCGCACGGTGCGCGCGGTGTTCCAGGCCATCAGCAGCATGCCGGCGAAGAAGATCGCGCCCCCCAGCACCCGCACGATGAAGCCGGTATGGCTGGCCTGCAGGGCCTCGACGAAGGAGTAGGTGAGGGTGCCGTCTTCGTTGACTGCGCGCCACATCAGGCCCTGGGTGATGCCGTTGACCCACATCGAAGCGATATAGAGCACGGTACCGATGGTGGCGAGCCAGAAGTGCGCGTTGATCAGACCGAGGCTGTGCATCTGCTCGCGACCGAAGACTTTCGGGATCAGGTGATACAGCGAGCCGATGGAGATCATCGCCACCCAGCCGAGGGCGCCGGCGTGGACGTGGCCGATGGTCCAGTCGGTGTAGTGGGACAGGGCGTTGACGGTCTTGATGGCCATCATCGGGCCTTCGAAGGTGGACATGCCGTAGAAGGCCAGGGACACCACTAGGAAACGTAGGATGGGGTCGGAACGCAGCTTATGCCAGGCACCGGAGAGGGTCATCATGCCGTTGATCATGCCGCCCCAGGAGGGTGCCAGCAGCACCAGGGACATCACCATGCCGAGCGACTGGGCCCAGTCCGGCAGGGCGGTGTAGTGCAGGTGGTGCGGGCCGGCCCAGATGTACAGGGTGATCAGCGCCCAGAAGTGCACGATGGACAGACGGTAGGAATACACCGGGCGCCCGGCCTGCTTGGGCACGAAGTAGTACATCATGCCGAGGAAGCCGGCGGTGAGGAAAAAGCCCACGGCGTTGTGGCCGTACCACCACTGCACCATGGCGTCGGTGGCGCCGGCGTACAGCGAGTAGGACTTGGTCAGGCTGACCGGCAGCTCCAGGTTGTTGATGATGTGCAGCATGGCGACGGTGAGGATGAAACCGCCGAAGAACCAGTTGCCCACATAAATGTGCTTGGTCTGGCGCTTGAGCAGGGTGCCGAAGAACACCAGGGCGTAGGCGACCCAGACGATGGTGATAAGGATATCGATCGGCCATTCCAGCTCGGCGTATTCCTTGGAGCTGGTGTAGCCCAGCGGCAGGCTGATGGCGGCCAGCACTATCACCAGTTGCCAGCCCCAGAAGGTGAAGGCGGCCAGCTTGTCGGAGATCAGGCGGGTCTGGCAGGTGCGCTGCAGCGAGTAGTAGCTGGTGGCGAACAGGGCGCAGCCGCCGAAGGCGAAGATCACCGCGTTGGTGTGCAGCGGGCGCAGGCGGCCGAAGCTGGTCCAGGGCAGGTTGAAGTTCAGCTCGGGCCAGGCCAGCTGCGCGGCGATGAAGACGCCGAGCCCCATACCGACTATGCCCCAAACCACCGTCATAATGGCGAACTGGCGAACCACCTTATAGTTGTAGGCGGTGCTGCTGGGTGTGTTCATGTGTTGGGCTTCCATCCACGGTTATAAAAAGCAGGGCAAGCATGGGTAAAGGCAAGGCAGCGGTTATTGATCAGGATCAATGCCGAGAGAAGGGCTGGCTGTGGAACGGGGCGGACGGAATGTCGCAGTACAGCCTGATCCTCGCCCATGGCGCCGGTGCGCCGATGGACAGCGGCTTCATGCAGCACATGGCCGAGCTGCTGGCGGCGTGTGGGGTCAACGTGCTGCGCTTCGAGTTCCCCTATATGGCGGCGCGGCGCGCGGATGGCGGCAAGCGCCCGCCCAACCCGCAGGCGCAGCTGCTGGAATGCTGGCGCGAGGTCTACCGCACGGTGCGTGCGCAGCTCGGCGGAACCTTGGCGATTGGCGGCAAGTCCATGGGCGGGCGCATGGCCAGCCTGTTGGCGGATGAGCTGGAGGCCGATGCGCTGGTCTGCCTGGGCTACCCCTTCTATGCCGCGGGCAAGCCGGAGAAGCCGCGGGTGGAGCATTTGCGCGAGCTGCAGACTCGCACGCTGATCGTTCAGGGTGAGCGCGATGCCCTGGGTAATCGCGAGGCAGTGGCAGGTTACAGCCTGGCGCCGGCTATCGCAGTCGAGTGGCTGGCGGCGGCGGATCACGATCTCAAGCCGCTGAAGGCCTCCGGCTTCAGCCATGAGCAGCATCTGCAGCATGCGGCGCAGCAGGTGGCGGCGTTTCTCCGGGGCTGAACGTCAGGCAGAAAAAAGGCCGGCAATTGCCGGCCTTTTGCTTGCTGCTGGAGTCAGCGGTTGAAGCGCTCCACCAGGGCGTACTGATCCTGCGCGGTGCTGGTCAGTTCCTCGCTGAGCAGGGCAGTGTTCTGCGCTTCGCCAGCGGTCTGGTCGGCCAGCTGGGCGATGGTGGTGATGTTCTGGTTGATCTCGTCGGCCACCGCGCTCTGTTCTTCGGCGGCGGCGGCGATCTGGTTGGCCATGTCGGTGATGTTGGCCACCGCCTCGCTGATGCCAACCAGTGCCTGATCCGCCTGCAGCACGCGCTCGACACCGTCGTCGGCCTGCTTGCGGCCGATCTCCATGGTCAGCACCGCTTCTTCGGCGGTGCGCTGCAGCTTGGCGATCAGGGCGTGGATCTGTCCGGTGGATTCGGCAGTACGCTGGGCCAGTGAGCGTACCTCGTCGGCTACCACGGCAAAGCCGCGACCCATTTCACCGGCCCGCGCTGCCTCGATGGCGGCGTTGAGCGCGAGCAGGTTGGTCTGGTCGGCGATGCCCTTGATCACGTCGACCACGCCACCGATCTCGTTGCTGTCCTGAGCCAGGCGCGACACGGTTTCGCCGGTTTCGCCGACCGAGATGGACAGGCGCTGGATGGCTTCGCGGGTTTCCGCGGCGACTTCGCGGCCCTGGCCGGTCAGGCGGTTGGCTTCCTGGGTGGCGATGGCGGTGCGCGCGACGTTGCTGGCGACTTCCAGGGTGGTGGCTGCCATTTCGTTGACTGCGGTGGCGACCTGTTCGGTCTCCACGCGCTGGCGCTCCAGGCCGGCGGAGCTGTTGTGGGCCAGGTGATCGGCCTGGCGGGCCTGGCTGGTCAGGCGTTCGGCGGTGTCCTGCAGGCGGGTCAGGCAGGTCTTCAGGCGGGCTTCCTGGCTGAGCATGGCCATTTCCAGGCGCGCCTCGGCGCCATGGCTATCGGTGTACATCTGCGCGATCAGCGGGTCGGAGGTGGTCTGCTCGGCCAGGCGCAGCAGGCGTTTCACGCCGCGGTTCTGCCAGGCCAGGCCGGCCAGGCCGAGCGGGATGGAGAGCAGGGCGGCAAGGGCGAAGCCCCAGCCGGAGCCGAGCCAGTGGCCGATCAGGAAGCCGATCTGGCTGATCAGAATAAATGGCAGCCAGGCCTGCACCACCGGCAGCCAGCGATCGCTGCTGGGGATCGCCGGCTTGCCGGCGTTGATCCGCGCATACAGGGCCTCGGCGCGGCGTATCTGTTCCGGCGTCGGCTTGACCCGCACCGATTCGTAGCCAACGACCTGGCCGTTCTCCAGCATGGGGGTGACATAGGCGTTGACCCAGTAATGGTCGCCGCTCTTGCAGCGGTTCTTGACCACGCCCATCCATGGGCGGCCCTTCTTCAGGGTGCTCCACAGGTGCTCGAAGACGGCCGGCGGCACGTCGGGGTGGCGTACCAGATTGTGCGGGGCGCGCAGCAGCTCATCGCGGCTGAAGCCGCTGATATCGATGAAGGCTTCGTTGCAGTAGGTGATCTGCCCCTTGGTATCGGTGGTCGAGATCAGCCGCTGCTGGGCGGGAAAGGTGCGCTCACGCTGGGTGATGGGCTGGTTGTTTCGCATGCTTGGGACTTCTTGCGCAGAGGACTGTTTAGAGAATCGGCTGGTGTTCTGGAAAATTTAGCCGGTATTTCGCTGAGGGGAGCAGTCTAACCTGTCCGTTCGGATAATAATATTTTGGCGTCAAAATATTATTAGTTTGGGGGTCTTATTTATTATTTATTGGTCGTGTTTGGCAAAGTTATTTCCGGATTGTCATTGCTTATTCATGAATAACGTTTTTGCTGACTTTGCGGGGCTTCTCCTTGACTGAAAAATGGCAGTCAAAAAATTGGCTTGAAGGGGTTTTTATGCTGAAAAGTTGGGGTTTTATTCCCGAATGTAGCGGCCATTTTTTAGGTGTTACTTTCTAATTCTTGCCGTGTATGCTGCATTGCAGAGCGCTTGCATCCTTTTGGTGCCAATAATTTGGCATTTGTGATGCGCTTCACGCGTTACTAACGGTAACCAGGTTATTGTTTTTAAAGAATAACTTCTGAAACTTATGGAAAGTTGCAGTCGTGAATGTTTCTGGCATCTGTCTTGCTCTTATGGAAGTGGGCTTGAAGTTTGTCGTTCATGACTGAAGAGATGCGCGGATTTATGCAGTAGGAAGCTGGAGTTCGGGAGTCAGTAGTCCCTGTCGATCTAGCGAAGTTGTGTGGTTGGCCTGCGGCCTTCCGCATCGATAAACGCAAGGAGGAGATCGTTCATGCGTATCAGCATTTTTGGGCTGGGTTACGTGGGCGCCGTGTGCGCCGGTTGCCTGTCGGCACGCGGGCATCAGATTGTGGGAGTGGACATCTCGGCGCTGAAGATCGACCTGATCAACAGCGGCAAGTCTCCGATCGTCGAGCCGGGGCTCGAGGAGTTGCTGCAGAAGGGCGTTAGCAGCGGCAAGCTGCGCGGCACCCTGAATGTGCGGGAAGCGGTGCTGGAGACCGACATCTCCTTCCTCGCGCCGCCAACGCCGAGCAAGCGCAATGGCGACCTGGATGTGTCCTACATCGAGGAAGTCTGCGAGCAGATCGGCAAGGTTCTGCCGCTCAAATCCAGTCGCCATACCGTGGTGGTACGCAGCACCGTGCTGCCGGGCACCCTGCGCGGGGTGGTGATCCCAACCCTGGAGAAATACTCCGGGCTCAAGGCCGGCAAGGACTTCGGCGTGGCAGTGAACCCCGAGTTCCTGCGCGAGAGCACGGCAATCAAGGACTACGATTTCCCGGCGATGACCGTGATCGGCGAGCTGGACAGCATCTCCGGCGACCTGCTCGAGGAAATCTACAGCGAGCTGGACGCGCCGATCATCCGCAAGACCATCGAAGTCGCGGAAATGATCAAGTACACCTGCAACGTCTGGCACGCGGCCAAGGTCACCTTCGCCAACGAGATCGGCAACATCGCCAAGGCGGTCGGCGTCGACGGTCGTGAGGTGATGGACGTGATCTGCCAGGATCACAAGCTCAACCTGTCCAAGTACTACATGCGCCCCGGCTTCGCCTTCGGCGGCTCCTGCCTGCCCAAGGACGTGCGCGCGCTGAACTACCGCGCCAACTCACTGGACGTCGAGTCGCCGCTGATCAGTTCGCTGATGCAGAGCAACGCGGCCCAGGTGCGCAAGGCCTACAACCTGATCGCCAGCCAGGACAAGCGCAAGGTGGCGCTGCTCGGTCTGAGCTTCAAGGCCGGTACCGACGACCTGCGTGAAAGTCCGCTGGTGGAGCTGGCCGAGATGCTGATCGGCAAGGGCTTCGACCTGAAGATCTTCGACCGCAACGTCGAGTACGCCCGTGTCCACGGCGCCAACCGCGAGTACATCGAGTCGAAGATTCCCCACGTTTCCTCGCTGCTGCGGGCCGACCTCAACCAGGTGGTGGCCGATGCGGACGTGATCGTGCTGGGCAACGGCGACGAGATGTTCGAGACCCTCGCCCAGCAGGTACCGCCGGGCAAGAAGGTGATCGATCTGGTGGGCTTCATGAAGCAGACCAGTACTGCCGAGCTGGAAGGGCTCTGCTGGTAATCACGCCAGCTTGATACGTGCACAGGGCGTAACAACAACAATAACAACGCCCCCGCTGCAGTGCGGAAACTGAGACGGGGCTAGCAACATGGATGGTCTTCAGGGGCGCTTGCGCAATGCCGCAGGCTGGCTGTTTTACGTCACGGTACTCATGGGCATGGC
The window above is part of the Pseudomonas alcaligenes genome. Proteins encoded here:
- the ccoN gene encoding cytochrome-c oxidase, cbb3-type subunit I, with translation MNTPSSTAYNYKVVRQFAIMTVVWGIVGMGLGVFIAAQLAWPELNFNLPWTSFGRLRPLHTNAVIFAFGGCALFATSYYSLQRTCQTRLISDKLAAFTFWGWQLVIVLAAISLPLGYTSSKEYAELEWPIDILITIVWVAYALVFFGTLLKRQTKHIYVGNWFFGGFILTVAMLHIINNLELPVSLTKSYSLYAGATDAMVQWWYGHNAVGFFLTAGFLGMMYYFVPKQAGRPVYSYRLSIVHFWALITLYIWAGPHHLHYTALPDWAQSLGMVMSLVLLAPSWGGMINGMMTLSGAWHKLRSDPILRFLVVSLAFYGMSTFEGPMMAIKTVNALSHYTDWTIGHVHAGALGWVAMISIGSLYHLIPKVFGREQMHSLGLINAHFWLATIGTVLYIASMWVNGITQGLMWRAVNEDGTLTYSFVEALQASHTGFIVRVLGGAIFFAGMLLMAWNTARTVRAAQPAEYDSAALIAEGAH
- a CDS encoding cbb3-type cytochrome c oxidase subunit 3 yields the protein MDIGTIRGIGTVVVFIAFIGVVLWAYSGRRKDSFDEAANLPFADDVPANKRDEQASGSNKE
- the ccoN gene encoding cytochrome-c oxidase, cbb3-type subunit I is translated as MSTATSQTAYNYKVIRQFAVMTVIWGVIGMGLGVFIAAQLVWPELNLNLPWTSFGRLRPLHTNAVIFAFGGCALFATSYYVVQRTCQARLISDSLAAFTFWGWQAVIVLAVITLPLGYTSSKEYAELEWPVDILLGIVWITYLVVFFGTIVKRKTKHIYVGNWFFGAFIVVTAMLHIVNSMEMPVTLFKSYSMYAGATDAMIQWWYGHNAVGFFLTTGFLGMMYYFVPKQAGRPIYSYRLSIVHFWALITLYIWAGPHHLHYTALPDWAQSLGMAMSLILLAPSWGGMINGMMSLSGAWHKLRSDPILRFLVVSLAFYGMSTFEGPMMAIKTVNALSHYTDWTIGHVHAGALGWVAMISIGSLYHLIPKVFGRQQMHSVSLINAHFWLATIGTVLYIASMWVNGITQGLMWRAVNEDGTLTYSFVEALQASHLGYMVRALGGAFFVTGMLLMAYNTFRTVRAANKAEAEAAALIPAEVAH
- a CDS encoding alpha/beta family hydrolase is translated as MGKGKAAVIDQDQCREKGWLWNGADGMSQYSLILAHGAGAPMDSGFMQHMAELLAACGVNVLRFEFPYMAARRADGGKRPPNPQAQLLECWREVYRTVRAQLGGTLAIGGKSMGGRMASLLADELEADALVCLGYPFYAAGKPEKPRVEHLRELQTRTLIVQGERDALGNREAVAGYSLAPAIAVEWLAAADHDLKPLKASGFSHEQHLQHAAQQVAAFLRG
- a CDS encoding PAS domain-containing methyl-accepting chemotaxis protein; amino-acid sequence: MRNNQPITQRERTFPAQQRLISTTDTKGQITYCNEAFIDISGFSRDELLRAPHNLVRHPDVPPAVFEHLWSTLKKGRPWMGVVKNRCKSGDHYWVNAYVTPMLENGQVVGYESVRVKPTPEQIRRAEALYARINAGKPAIPSSDRWLPVVQAWLPFILISQIGFLIGHWLGSGWGFALAALLSIPLGLAGLAWQNRGVKRLLRLAEQTTSDPLIAQMYTDSHGAEARLEMAMLSQEARLKTCLTRLQDTAERLTSQARQADHLAHNSSAGLERQRVETEQVATAVNEMAATTLEVASNVARTAIATQEANRLTGQGREVAAETREAIQRLSISVGETGETVSRLAQDSNEIGGVVDVIKGIADQTNLLALNAAIEAARAGEMGRGFAVVADEVRSLAQRTAESTGQIHALIAKLQRTAEEAVLTMEIGRKQADDGVERVLQADQALVGISEAVANITDMANQIAAAAEEQSAVADEINQNITTIAQLADQTAGEAQNTALLSEELTSTAQDQYALVERFNR
- the ccoO gene encoding cytochrome-c oxidase, cbb3-type subunit II, which gives rise to MSSKHEILEKNVGLLAIAMVLAVSIGGLTQIVPLFFQDVTNTPVDGMKPYTALQLEGRDIYIREGCVGCHSQMVRPFRAETERYGHYSVAGESVWDHPFLWGSKRTGPDLARVGSRYSDDWHRAHLYNPRNVVPESKMPAYPWLVESKLDGKDSAAKMNALRQLGVPYSDADIAGARAAVAGHSEMDALVDYLQVLGTSLKNKR
- the ccoG gene encoding cytochrome c oxidase accessory protein CcoG is translated as MSEQIPVRNITPPPAKGGDSVDLYASREKIYTRAFTGLFRNLRLSGGTFLFLLYFGTAWLSWNGRQAVWWDLPERKFYIFGATFWPQDFALLSWLLIICAFGLFFITVFAGRVWCGYTCPQSVWTWIFMWCEKVTEGDRNQRMKLDKQPMSGAKLARKTAKHSLWVLIGLATGLTFVGYFSPIRELIPDLLSGEADGWAYFWVGFFTLATYGNAGWLREQVCIYMCPYARFQSVMFDQDTLIVSYDPRRGEHRGPRKKNLDYKAQGLGDCIDCTMCVQVCPTGIDIRDGLQIECIGCAACIDACDSIMDKMGYPKGLISYTTEHNLSGRKTHLLRPRLIGYAIALVAMIGLFAWAIASRSLVGLDVLKDRVLFRENEQGYIENVYTLKLMNKAQRDLTFVISAEGLDGLIYEGKREVRTAAGEVLSVPVELSIPPEKLPSSANKILFKVQALDDPNIHSDADSRFIGPSVR
- the ccoO gene encoding cytochrome-c oxidase, cbb3-type subunit II, whose translation is MSSKHEILEKNIGLLAFFMVIAVSIGGLTQIVPLFFQDVTNTPVEGMKPRTALELEGRDIYIREGCVGCHSQMVRPFRAETERYGHYSVAGESVWDHPFLWGSKRTGPDLARVGGRYSDDWHRAHLYNPRNVVPESKMPAYPWLVENKLDGKDTAAKMEALRSMGVPYTDEDIAGAREAVKGKTEMEAVVAFLQGLGTAIKNKR
- the ccoP gene encoding cytochrome-c oxidase, cbb3-type subunit III: MTLFWSIYVSVLSLGTIAALTALIFGVRKGQRQESTEDTVGHSFDGIEEFDNPLPKWWFMLFVATIVFALGYLVLYPGLGNWKGLLPGYNEAGDGKPFANGEPGWTGVHQWEKEMIRADKQYGPLFAKYAAMPIEEVAKDPQALKMGGRLFASNCSVCHGSDAKGSYGFPNLTDNEWRWGGESATIKTTIMGGRHGEMPAHGPLIGDEGVHNVAAYVLTQLAGRKLPEGEQADIAAGQKIFESTCFACHTKAGTGTPAMGAPNLTNPSAFIYGSSYAQLQQTIRYGRKGSMPAQGERMGNDQVHLLAAYVYSLSHGEKTEQ
- the ccoP gene encoding cytochrome-c oxidase, cbb3-type subunit III, producing MTQFWSWYVALLTLGTLLALTWLIFATRRGQRPGQTEETLGHAFDGIEEFDNPLPKWWFMLFLGTLIFAAGYLVLYPGLGNWQGRLPGYQDGWTQVKQWQREMDRAEAEYGPIFAKYAAMPIEDVAKNPQALKMGGRLFASNCSVCHGSDAKGSYGFPNLTDNEWRWGGDAATIKTTILGGRHGEMPAHGLLIGDAGVHNVAAYVLTQLGGRKLPEGEQADIAAGQQIFDSTCFACHGKEGLGTPLMGAPNLTKPAAFIYGSSYAQLQQTIRYGRKGSMPAQQEFLGESKVHLLAAYVYSLSRQPQQIASE